The following coding sequences are from one Mastomys coucha isolate ucsf_1 unplaced genomic scaffold, UCSF_Mcou_1 pScaffold9, whole genome shotgun sequence window:
- the LOC116084760 gene encoding mast cell protease 1, which translates to MQALLFLVALLLPAGAGAEEIIGGVESKPHSRPYMAHLKIITDRGLEDSCGGFLITPQFVMTAAHCRGREITVTLGAHDVSKRESTQQKIKVEKQIVHKNYNSLSNLHDIMLLKLEEQAELTPAVDVIPLPGSSDFTSPGKMCWAAGWGKTGEKEPTSNTLREVELRIMDKEDCKKYRHYDNNFQVCVGSPTTLKTAYMGDSGGPLLCAGVAHGIVSYGQPDGKPPAVFTRISPYVPWINTVIKGK; encoded by the exons ATGCAGGCCCTACTATTCCTGGTGGCACTTCTCTtgcctgctggagctggagcag AGGAGATTATTGGTGGTGTTGAGTCTAAACCACACTCCCGTCCTTACATGGCACATCTGAAGATCATCACTGACAGAGGTTTAGAGGACAGCTGTGGTGGGTTTCTCATAACCCCCCAATTTGTgatgactgctgcacactgcagAGGAAG AGAAATCACTGTCACCCTTGGAGCCCATGATGTGAGCAAGAGAGAATCCACACAGCAGAAGATAAAAGTCGAAAAACAAATTGTTCACAAAAATTACAACAGTCTTTCCAATCTCCATGACATCATGTTACTGAAG CTTGAAGAGCAAGCTGAGTTGACTCCTGCTGTGGATGTAATTCCTCTGCCTGGCTCCTCTGACTTTACCAGCCCTGGGAAGATGTGCTGGGCAGCTGGCTGGGGGAAAACTGGAGAGAAAGAACCTACCTCAAATACACTGAGAGAGGTTGAACTGAGAATCATGGATAAAGAGGACTGTAAAAAGTATAGGCACTATGATAATaacttccaggtctgtgtggGAAGTCCCACAACATTAAAAACAGCATACATG GGAGACTCCGGGGGACCTCTACTCTGTGCTGGGGTGGCCCATGGTATTGTATCTTATGGGCAGCCAGATGGAAAGCCCCCTGCAGTCTTTACCCGAATCTCCCCATATGTTCCCTGGATTAATACAGTCATAAAAGGCAAATAG
- the LOC116084762 gene encoding mast cell protease 1-like, whose translation MPALLFLVALLFPSGAGAEGIIGGVESKPHSRPYMAHLKIITDRGLKNSCGGFLITPQFVMTAAHCRGREITVTLGAHDVSKRESTQQKIKVEKQIPHPKFDYNSPLDDIMLLKLQNKAKLTPAVDVISLSSYSDFIRLGKMCLAAGWGRTGVNKPTSETLKEVELRIMDKEACKDYLNFDNNVQVCVGSPTTLKSLYKADSGGPLVCDGVAHGIVSYGQLNGKPPAVFTRISPKVPWINTVINGK comes from the exons ATGCCTGCCCTACTATTCCTGGTGgcacttctctttccttctggagCTGGAGCAG AGGGGATTATTGGTGGTGTTGAGTCTAAACCACACTCCCGCCCTTACATGGCACATCTGAAGATCATCACTGACAGAGGTTTGAAGAACAGCTGTGGTGGGTTTCTCATAACCCCCCAATTTGTgatgactgctgcacactgtagAGGAAG AGAAATCACTGTCACCCTTGGAGCTCATGATGTGAGCAAGAGAGAATCCACACAACAGAAGataaaagttgaaaaacaaaTCCCTCATCCAAAGTTCGATTACAATTCCCCTCTCGATGACATCATGTTGCTGAAG cttcaaaacaaagcaaagttgACTCCTGCTGTGGATGTAATTTCTCTGTCTAGTTACTCAGACTTTATCAGACTTGGGAAGATGTGCTTGGCAGCTGGATGGGGGCGAACTGGAGTGAATAAACCTACATCAGAAACCCTGAAAGAGGTAGAACTGAGAATCATGGATAAGGAGGCCTGTAAAGACTATTTGAATTTCGACAATAATGTCCAGGTCTGCGTGGGAAGTCCCACAACATTAAAGTCATTATACAAG GCAGACTCTGGGGGACCTCTagtgtgtgatggtgtggccCATGGTATTGTATCTTATGGGCAGTTAAATGGAAAGCCCCCTGCAGTCTTTACCCGAATCTCCCCAAAAGTGCCCTGGATTAATACAGTCATAAATGGCAAGTAG